In one Brienomyrus brachyistius isolate T26 chromosome 7, BBRACH_0.4, whole genome shotgun sequence genomic region, the following are encoded:
- the si:ch73-234b20.5 gene encoding vesicle-associated membrane protein 8, with protein sequence MADSGAQAPSQNTLNQVQEQVNDVKVILKDNINKVLERDARLNDLIDKTDDLQATADSFQKTSTRVARKYWWRNTKMMIIIGVIVVIIVIIIILLATGVIPS encoded by the exons ATG GCTGACTCCGGTGCTCAAGCACCATCACAAAACACGCTGAACCAGGTGCAGGAGCAAGTCAACGATGTCAAGGTCATACTGAAAGACAACATCAACAAAGTCTTGGAAAGAGATGCTCGATTAAATGATCTCATTGACAAAACCGATGATCTCCAGGCAACA GCTGACTCCTTTCAAAAGACATCTACACGCGTGGCCCGGAAATACTGGTGGAGAAACACAAAGATGATGATAATTATAGGTGTGATAGTGGTGATCATcgttatcatcatcatcctacTGGCCACTGGTGTCATTCCCTCATAA